A DNA window from Rhinolophus sinicus isolate RSC01 linkage group LG10, ASM3656204v1, whole genome shotgun sequence contains the following coding sequences:
- the LFNG gene encoding beta-1,3-N-acetylglucosaminyltransferase lunatic fringe isoform X2 codes for MLKRCGRRLLLALAGALLACLLVLTADPPPPPEPAERGRRALRSLAGPAGAAPAPGLEAGAAPGALAREVHSLSEYFSLLTRARRDAGPPPRSAFRPADGHLRPQSEPLTPLDVFIAVKTTKKFHRARLDLLLETWISRHKEMTFIFTDGEDEALARHMDNVVNTNCSAAHSRQALSCKMAVEYDHFIASGRKWFCHVDDDNYVNVRALLRLLASYPHTQDVYIGKPSLDRPIQATERVSENKMRPVHFWFATGGAGFCISRGLALKMSPWASGGHFMSTAERIRLPDDCTIGYIVEALLGVRLIRSGLFHSHLENLQQVPASELHEQVTLSYGMFENKRNAVHVKGPFSVEADPSRFRSIHCHLYPDTPWCPRTAVF; via the exons ATGCTCAAGCGCTGCGGCCGACGCCTGCTGCTGGCGCTGGCGGGCGCGCTGCTCGCCTGCCTGCTGGTGCTCACCGCCGACCCGCCGCCGCCCCCGGAGCCCGCCGAGCGCGGCCGGCGCGCGCTGCGCAGCCTGGCGGGCCCCGCGGGGGCGGCCCCGGCGCCGGGGCTGGAGGCGGGGGCGGCGCCCGGAGCCCTCGCCCGCGAGGTGCACAGTCTGTCCGAATACTTCAGCCTGCTGACCCGCGCGCGCAGAGACGCGGGCCCACCGCCCAGGAGCGCCTTCCGTCCCGCCGACGGCCACCTGCGGCCCCAGTCGGAGCCGCTCACGCCCCTCGACGTCTTCATCGCGGTGAAGACCACCAAAAAGTTTCACCGCGCGCGCCTGGACCTGCTGCTGGAGACGTGGATCTCGCGCCACAAGGAGATG ACGTTCATTTTCACCGACGGGGAAGATGAGGCCCTGGCCAGGCACATGG ACAATGTGGTCAATACGAACTGCTCGGCTGCCCACAGCCGCCAGGCCCTATCCTGCAAGATGGCGGTGGAGTATGACCACTTCATCGCGTCCGGCAGAAA GTGGTTCTGCCACGTGGACGATGACAACTACGTCAACGTGCGGGCCCTGCTGCGCCTGCTGGCCAGCTACCCCCACACACAGGATGTTTACATCGGCAAGCCCAGCTTGGACAGGCCCATCCAGGCCACAGAGCGGGTCAGCGAGAATAAGATG CGTCCTGTCCACTTCTGGTTTGCCACTGGCGGGGCTGGCTTTTGCATCAGCCGTGGGCTGGCCCTGAAGATGAGCCCATGGGCCAG TGGGGGCCACTTCATGAGCACAGCCGAGCGGATCCGGCTGCCGGACGACTGCACCATCGGCTACATTGTGGAGGCCCTGCTTGGCGTGCGTCTCATCCGCAGCGGGCTCTTCCACTCCCACCTGGAGAACCTGCAGCAGGTACCTGCCTCGGAGCTCCATGAGCAG GTGACCCTGAGCTACGGCATGTTTGAAAACAAACGGAACGCTGTCCATGTGAAGGGGCCCTTCTCGGTGGAGGCTGACCCATCCAG gttcCGCTCCATCCACTGCCACCTGTACCCGGACACACCCTGGTGTCCCCGCACCGCCGTCTTCTAG
- the LFNG gene encoding beta-1,3-N-acetylglucosaminyltransferase lunatic fringe isoform X1 has protein sequence MLKRCGRRLLLALAGALLACLLVLTADPPPPPEPAERGRRALRSLAGPAGAAPAPGLEAGAAPGALAREVHSLSEYFSLLTRARRDAGPPPRSAFRPADGHLRPQSEPLTPLDVFIAVKTTKKFHRARLDLLLETWISRHKEMLPASSLRTGRTASPENGSGSIGSEKTFIFTDGEDEALARHMDNVVNTNCSAAHSRQALSCKMAVEYDHFIASGRKWFCHVDDDNYVNVRALLRLLASYPHTQDVYIGKPSLDRPIQATERVSENKMRPVHFWFATGGAGFCISRGLALKMSPWASGGHFMSTAERIRLPDDCTIGYIVEALLGVRLIRSGLFHSHLENLQQVPASELHEQVTLSYGMFENKRNAVHVKGPFSVEADPSRFRSIHCHLYPDTPWCPRTAVF, from the exons ATGCTCAAGCGCTGCGGCCGACGCCTGCTGCTGGCGCTGGCGGGCGCGCTGCTCGCCTGCCTGCTGGTGCTCACCGCCGACCCGCCGCCGCCCCCGGAGCCCGCCGAGCGCGGCCGGCGCGCGCTGCGCAGCCTGGCGGGCCCCGCGGGGGCGGCCCCGGCGCCGGGGCTGGAGGCGGGGGCGGCGCCCGGAGCCCTCGCCCGCGAGGTGCACAGTCTGTCCGAATACTTCAGCCTGCTGACCCGCGCGCGCAGAGACGCGGGCCCACCGCCCAGGAGCGCCTTCCGTCCCGCCGACGGCCACCTGCGGCCCCAGTCGGAGCCGCTCACGCCCCTCGACGTCTTCATCGCGGTGAAGACCACCAAAAAGTTTCACCGCGCGCGCCTGGACCTGCTGCTGGAGACGTGGATCTCGCGCCACAAGGAGATG CTTCCTGCCTCATCCCTGCGGACGGGACGGACGGCGTCTCCAGAGAACGGCAGTGGCTCCATTGGCTCAGAGAAG ACGTTCATTTTCACCGACGGGGAAGATGAGGCCCTGGCCAGGCACATGG ACAATGTGGTCAATACGAACTGCTCGGCTGCCCACAGCCGCCAGGCCCTATCCTGCAAGATGGCGGTGGAGTATGACCACTTCATCGCGTCCGGCAGAAA GTGGTTCTGCCACGTGGACGATGACAACTACGTCAACGTGCGGGCCCTGCTGCGCCTGCTGGCCAGCTACCCCCACACACAGGATGTTTACATCGGCAAGCCCAGCTTGGACAGGCCCATCCAGGCCACAGAGCGGGTCAGCGAGAATAAGATG CGTCCTGTCCACTTCTGGTTTGCCACTGGCGGGGCTGGCTTTTGCATCAGCCGTGGGCTGGCCCTGAAGATGAGCCCATGGGCCAG TGGGGGCCACTTCATGAGCACAGCCGAGCGGATCCGGCTGCCGGACGACTGCACCATCGGCTACATTGTGGAGGCCCTGCTTGGCGTGCGTCTCATCCGCAGCGGGCTCTTCCACTCCCACCTGGAGAACCTGCAGCAGGTACCTGCCTCGGAGCTCCATGAGCAG GTGACCCTGAGCTACGGCATGTTTGAAAACAAACGGAACGCTGTCCATGTGAAGGGGCCCTTCTCGGTGGAGGCTGACCCATCCAG gttcCGCTCCATCCACTGCCACCTGTACCCGGACACACCCTGGTGTCCCCGCACCGCCGTCTTCTAG